In Xanthomonas sacchari, a genomic segment contains:
- the rsmI gene encoding 16S rRNA (cytidine(1402)-2'-O)-methyltransferase — MSAQPGTLHVVATPIGNLADLTPRAQETLRTVAAICAEDTRRSGQLLAHFGIERPLLALHEHNEEALAQRIVARLLEGQSLALVSDAGTPLVSDPGYRLVRAARAAGVRVSPVPGACAAIAALSVAGLPSDRFAFEGFLPAKASARRERLARLAGEPRTLVFYEASHRIAESLADCCAAFGDARPAVLARELTKLFETVLDGTLADLHARVEADDNQRKGEFVLMVQGAGDDADAQLAEGRRVYAKLSEHLPPSTAAKLAAELTGASRKALYGG, encoded by the coding sequence ATGAGCGCCCAGCCCGGAACCCTGCATGTCGTCGCCACGCCGATCGGCAACCTCGCCGACCTGACGCCGCGCGCCCAGGAGACGCTGCGCACGGTGGCGGCGATCTGCGCCGAGGACACTCGCCGCAGCGGCCAGTTGCTGGCCCACTTCGGCATCGAGCGGCCGCTGCTTGCGCTGCACGAACACAACGAGGAGGCGCTGGCCCAGCGCATCGTCGCGCGGCTGCTGGAGGGCCAGTCGCTGGCCCTGGTCAGCGATGCCGGCACCCCGCTGGTCAGCGATCCGGGCTACCGCCTGGTGCGCGCGGCGCGCGCGGCCGGGGTGCGGGTCAGCCCGGTGCCCGGCGCCTGCGCGGCGATCGCCGCGCTCAGCGTGGCCGGCCTGCCCAGCGACCGCTTCGCCTTCGAGGGCTTCCTGCCGGCCAAGGCCTCGGCGCGCCGCGAGCGCCTGGCGCGGCTGGCCGGCGAGCCGCGCACCCTGGTGTTCTACGAAGCTTCGCACCGCATCGCCGAGTCCCTGGCCGACTGCTGCGCCGCCTTCGGCGACGCCCGCCCGGCGGTGCTGGCGCGCGAACTGACCAAGCTGTTCGAGACCGTGCTCGACGGCACCCTGGCCGACCTGCACGCCCGGGTCGAGGCCGACGACAACCAGCGCAAGGGCGAGTTCGTGCTGATGGTGCAGGGCGCCGGCGACGACGCCGATGCGCAGCTGGCCGAAGGCCGCCGCGTTTACGCCAAGCTCAGCGAGCACCTGCCGCCGTCCACCGCCGCCAAGCTGGCCGCCGAGCTGACCGGTGCTTCGCGCAAGGCCTTGTACGGTGGCTGA
- the ftsL gene encoding cell division protein FtsL, with translation MSRLLLLVLLACTIASAIGVVYMRHRHRQLFVELSRLEHDRDELNIEFGRLQLEQATWAESNRVDQVARERLGMKFPETGDIVVVRP, from the coding sequence ATGAGCCGGCTGCTGCTGCTCGTGCTACTCGCCTGCACCATCGCCTCGGCGATCGGGGTGGTGTACATGCGCCATCGCCATCGCCAGTTGTTCGTGGAGTTGTCGCGGCTGGAGCACGACCGCGACGAGCTGAACATCGAATTCGGCCGGCTGCAGCTGGAGCAGGCGACCTGGGCCGAGAGCAATCGCGTCGACCAGGTCGCGCGCGAGCGGCTGGGGATGAAGTTCCCCGAGACCGGCGACATCGTGGTGGTACGGCCGTGA
- a CDS encoding DUF2442 domain-containing protein, which yields MNQPQFVITKVKAVAARELALTFADGFTCTVDLSDVLASHPSLKKARLPHVFHKVSLDEWQRGVIFGGNDELALASDNLRALAIEQAGDYSHQQIIAWMHRHDMTLDSAAEALGLSRRMLAYYRSGEKPVPKSIGLAMLGWEAEQAGFDYSKVA from the coding sequence ATGAACCAACCTCAATTCGTCATTACCAAGGTGAAGGCAGTCGCGGCGCGCGAACTTGCGCTGACCTTTGCCGACGGCTTCACTTGCACCGTCGACCTCAGCGACGTTCTGGCCTCGCATCCCTCGCTGAAGAAGGCACGGCTGCCGCATGTCTTTCATAAGGTCTCGCTCGACGAATGGCAGCGCGGCGTCATCTTCGGCGGCAACGACGAGTTGGCGCTCGCCAGCGATAACCTGCGCGCACTCGCGATCGAGCAAGCCGGTGACTATTCCCACCAGCAGATCATCGCCTGGATGCATCGCCACGATATGACGCTGGATTCGGCCGCCGAAGCATTGGGCCTGAGCCGGCGCATGCTCGCCTACTACCGCAGCGGCGAAAAGCCTGTCCCCAAGAGCATCGGCTTGGCAATGCTGGGATGGGAGGCCGAACAGGCAGGGTTTGATTATTCAAAAGTCGCCTAA
- a CDS encoding peptidoglycan D,D-transpeptidase FtsI family protein produces MNKSGRNRPRSNFNLRGRLALVGAALGLCSVTLIGRAAYVQLINSDFYQRQGEARYLRELPIATSRGMITDRNGEPLAVSTPVESIWVNPQELLRSPDRIPQLAQALELPVDELTAKLSQKADKEFMYLKRRINPDKAHAVVALGIPGVFSQREFRRFYPQGEAMAHVLGFTNIDDRGQEGLELAFDSWLRGKPGAKRVIRDRKGAIVESIDLVKPAQPGKDLTLSIDRRIQFLAYKELRNALVENKAAGGSIVIMDVATGEILAMVNLPTYNPNAVNGVNPDVRRNRAVTDLVEPGSTMKPLTISTALKAGVVTKDTLIDTNPGYMSVGRFTIKDVPRNNGVLTVTGVITRSSNIGAAKIAAKLPDQTFYDQVHSYGYGSSPHSGFPGESAGVFPSPARWNGASKTTMSYGYGLSVTPLQIARAYCALGNGGRLVTPTFVKGQHEDSKQVLDPAIAKEVVAMMETVVTQGGAKGAAILGYHVAGKTGTARKAGPGGYERGHYNALFAGLVPASNPRFATVIVINDPQGAKYYGGLVSAPVFHNVMEGALRLMDVPPDDIQSWLAAQAAGKSGHAPPPAPVEPDPAIVPDAAAEVDAALPSARAVAPPPAALPAPLQETRQ; encoded by the coding sequence GTGAACAAGAGCGGCCGCAACCGTCCCCGCAGCAACTTCAACCTGCGCGGCCGCCTGGCGCTGGTCGGCGCGGCGCTGGGCCTGTGCTCGGTGACGCTGATCGGCCGTGCGGCCTACGTGCAACTGATCAACAGCGACTTCTACCAGCGCCAGGGCGAGGCGCGCTACCTGCGCGAACTGCCGATCGCTACCTCGCGCGGCATGATCACCGACCGCAACGGCGAGCCGTTGGCGGTGTCCACGCCGGTGGAGTCGATCTGGGTCAATCCGCAGGAACTGCTGCGCAGCCCGGACCGCATCCCGCAGCTGGCGCAGGCGCTGGAATTGCCGGTCGACGAACTGACCGCCAAGTTGTCGCAGAAGGCGGACAAGGAGTTCATGTACCTCAAGCGCCGGATCAATCCGGACAAGGCGCATGCGGTGGTCGCGCTGGGCATCCCCGGCGTGTTCTCGCAGCGCGAGTTCCGCCGCTTCTACCCGCAGGGCGAAGCGATGGCGCACGTGCTGGGCTTCACCAACATCGACGACCGCGGCCAGGAAGGGCTGGAGCTGGCGTTCGATTCCTGGCTGCGCGGCAAGCCGGGCGCCAAGCGGGTGATCCGCGACCGCAAGGGCGCGATCGTCGAGAGCATCGACCTGGTCAAGCCGGCGCAGCCGGGCAAGGACCTGACCCTGAGCATCGACCGCCGCATCCAGTTCCTGGCCTACAAGGAGCTGCGCAACGCGCTGGTCGAGAACAAGGCCGCCGGCGGCTCGATCGTGATCATGGACGTGGCCACCGGCGAGATCCTGGCCATGGTCAACCTGCCGACCTACAACCCCAACGCGGTCAACGGGGTCAACCCGGACGTGCGCCGCAACCGCGCGGTCACCGACCTGGTCGAGCCGGGCTCGACGATGAAGCCGCTGACCATCTCCACCGCGCTCAAGGCCGGGGTGGTGACCAAGGACACCCTGATCGACACCAACCCCGGCTACATGTCGGTGGGCCGCTTCACCATCAAGGACGTGCCGCGCAACAACGGCGTGCTGACCGTGACCGGGGTGATCACCCGCAGCTCCAACATCGGCGCGGCGAAGATCGCGGCCAAGCTGCCGGACCAGACCTTCTACGACCAGGTCCACAGCTACGGCTACGGCAGTTCCCCGCACAGCGGCTTCCCCGGCGAATCGGCCGGCGTGTTCCCGTCGCCGGCGCGCTGGAATGGTGCCTCCAAGACCACCATGTCCTACGGCTACGGCCTGTCGGTGACGCCGTTGCAGATCGCCCGCGCCTATTGCGCGCTGGGCAACGGTGGGCGCCTGGTCACCCCGACCTTCGTCAAGGGCCAGCACGAGGACAGCAAGCAGGTGCTGGACCCGGCGATCGCCAAGGAAGTGGTGGCGATGATGGAGACCGTGGTCACCCAGGGCGGCGCCAAGGGCGCGGCGATCCTGGGCTACCACGTCGCCGGCAAGACCGGCACCGCGCGCAAGGCCGGCCCCGGCGGCTACGAGCGCGGCCACTACAACGCGCTGTTCGCCGGCCTGGTGCCGGCGAGCAACCCGCGCTTTGCCACGGTCATCGTCATCAACGATCCGCAGGGCGCCAAGTACTACGGCGGCCTGGTCTCGGCGCCGGTGTTCCACAACGTGATGGAAGGAGCGCTGCGGCTGATGGACGTGCCGCCGGACGACATCCAGTCGTGGCTGGCTGCGCAGGCCGCCGGCAAGAGCGGCCATGCGCCGCCGCCGGCGCCGGTGGAGCCGGATCCGGCCATCGTGCCCGACGCCGCCGCCGAGGTCGATGCGGCGCTGCCCAGCGCGCGCGCCGTGGCGCCGCCGCCGGCCGCGTTGCCGGCGCCGCTGCAGGAGACCCGCCAGTGA
- a CDS encoding DUF4160 domain-containing protein — MPTIVRFANSVVTMYAADHLPPHFHVRTRDGREALIVIDTLVVLSGRLSRRELSAALEWAAANKATLIARWQELNP, encoded by the coding sequence ATGCCGACGATCGTCCGTTTCGCCAACAGCGTTGTCACGATGTATGCGGCCGACCATCTGCCGCCTCACTTCCACGTCCGAACCCGGGATGGTCGGGAAGCCCTGATCGTCATCGACACCCTGGTGGTGCTTTCCGGCCGCTTGAGCCGACGTGAATTGAGTGCCGCGCTTGAATGGGCCGCGGCGAACAAAGCCACCCTCATCGCCCGATGGCAGGAATTGAATCCATGA
- a CDS encoding metal-dependent hydrolase produces the protein MPSIFTHAAVPLALWAAADRGRISTRLLGAGIVATMLPDADVLGFALHIPYADAFGHRGASHSLLFAAVLGALGAALHRPLRAGALQAAAWMFVCTVSHPLLDALTSGGLGVALAWPWSEQRWFAPWRPIRVSPFANGFFSARGVATLLSELRWVWLPLALAVLTWKLLQPPSPSTSSPPPSP, from the coding sequence GTGCCCAGCATCTTCACCCACGCCGCGGTGCCGCTGGCGCTGTGGGCCGCCGCCGATCGTGGGCGCATCTCCACGCGCCTGCTCGGCGCCGGCATCGTCGCGACGATGCTGCCCGACGCCGACGTGCTCGGCTTCGCCCTGCACATTCCCTATGCCGACGCCTTCGGCCACCGCGGCGCCAGCCACTCGCTGCTGTTCGCCGCCGTGCTGGGCGCGCTCGGCGCGGCGCTGCACCGGCCCTTGCGCGCCGGCGCGCTGCAGGCGGCCGCATGGATGTTCGTCTGCACCGTCTCGCATCCGCTGCTCGACGCGCTGACCTCCGGCGGCCTGGGCGTGGCCCTGGCCTGGCCGTGGAGCGAGCAGCGCTGGTTCGCGCCGTGGCGGCCGATCCGCGTCTCGCCGTTCGCCAACGGCTTCTTCAGTGCGCGCGGCGTGGCCACGCTGCTGTCGGAACTGCGCTGGGTGTGGCTGCCGCTGGCGCTGGCGGTGCTCACCTGGAAACTGCTGCAGCCGCCCTCGCCCTCCACTTCGTCGCCGCCGCCTTCGCCATGA
- the mraZ gene encoding division/cell wall cluster transcriptional repressor MraZ — translation MFQGETAITVDDKGRMAVPTAYRDLVARVSGNRLVLTYNPFEAGCLWLYAEKEWERVRDDVMAKPNTQRVVRVLQQKLVGSSAALELDANARITIPPSHRAAVGIEKRAVLLGMGDKFELWSEQAHRALIQQTLSDEDLGDGLLDLKL, via the coding sequence GTGTTTCAGGGCGAGACCGCAATCACTGTGGACGACAAGGGGCGTATGGCGGTTCCCACCGCGTACCGCGACCTTGTCGCGCGCGTGAGCGGCAATCGGCTGGTGCTGACCTACAACCCGTTCGAGGCCGGCTGTCTGTGGCTGTATGCCGAGAAGGAATGGGAGCGGGTCCGCGACGACGTCATGGCCAAGCCCAACACCCAGCGCGTGGTGCGGGTCCTGCAGCAGAAGCTGGTGGGTTCGTCGGCGGCGCTGGAGCTGGACGCCAACGCCCGCATCACCATCCCGCCGAGCCATCGCGCCGCGGTGGGCATTGAAAAGCGCGCCGTGCTGTTGGGCATGGGCGACAAGTTCGAACTGTGGAGCGAGCAGGCTCATCGCGCACTGATCCAGCAGACGTTGTCTGACGAGGATCTGGGCGATGGATTGCTCGATCTGAAGTTGTGA
- a CDS encoding NRDE family protein codes for MCLVVLAHAAHPRWRLLLVGNRDEFHARPTAPLQRWPAPAQRLLAGRDLRSGGTWVGLDDAGRCAVVTNVRDPLASMSGASRGALIADYLTGAQPAAAFADALAARADAYPPFNLLLADAAGAAYVGNHPPGRSALEPGVHGMSNGALDAPWPKTRRLQAAVTAWIAAGDDALAPLWRALADATLADPADLPDTGVGPDLERRLSPAFIRGHDYGTRASTIVAVDAAGHGWIHERRFGPDGVFLGETRLENHGPGPGTGDPEMPQPHL; via the coding sequence ATGTGTCTGGTCGTTCTCGCGCACGCTGCGCACCCGCGATGGCGCTTGCTGCTGGTCGGCAACCGCGACGAGTTCCACGCCCGCCCGACCGCGCCGCTGCAGCGCTGGCCGGCCCCGGCGCAGCGCCTGCTGGCTGGGCGCGACCTGCGTTCCGGCGGCACCTGGGTGGGGCTGGACGACGCCGGCCGCTGCGCCGTGGTCACCAACGTGCGCGACCCGCTGGCCTCGATGTCCGGCGCCTCGCGCGGCGCCCTGATCGCCGACTACCTGACCGGCGCGCAGCCGGCCGCGGCCTTCGCCGACGCGCTGGCGGCGCGCGCCGACGCCTACCCGCCGTTCAACCTGCTGCTGGCCGATGCCGCCGGCGCCGCCTACGTGGGCAACCATCCGCCAGGCCGCAGCGCCCTGGAACCGGGCGTCCACGGCATGTCCAACGGCGCCCTGGACGCGCCCTGGCCGAAGACCCGGCGCCTGCAGGCGGCGGTGACCGCCTGGATCGCCGCCGGCGACGACGCCCTGGCGCCGCTCTGGCGGGCGCTGGCCGACGCGACCCTGGCCGATCCGGCCGACCTGCCCGACACCGGGGTCGGTCCGGACCTGGAACGGCGGCTGTCGCCGGCCTTCATCCGCGGCCACGACTACGGCACCCGCGCCAGCACCATCGTCGCGGTGGACGCCGCCGGCCACGGCTGGATCCACGAGCGCCGGTTCGGCCCGGACGGGGTGTTCCTGGGGGAGACGCGCTTGGAAAACCATGGCCCGGGGCCCGGGACCGGGGACCCGGAAATGCCGCAGCCGCACCTGTGA
- the rsmH gene encoding 16S rRNA (cytosine(1402)-N(4))-methyltransferase RsmH, protein MRGQAQAGHLPVSQPSAAHVPVLFAQVMDGLQVIENGTYLDGTFGRGGHARGVLHNLGPGGRLLVMDKDPEAIAEAEHAFGGDARVSIYRGSFAELGQWDAAAALDGVLFDLGVSSPQLDVAARGFSFGKDGPLDMRMDPDAGESAAQWLARAEEREIADVLWTYGEERQSRRIARAIVARRDKQPFTRTAELAELIASVMPRGDSKTHPATRSFQAIRIHINRELADLETGLDAALARLKPGGRLAVISFHSLEDRIVKQFMQRHAKAPPSNRRLPEATPFVPTLRLHGGAIKADADELAANPRARSAVLRVAEKLGIGNRESGIGRSESESRPSGADDSRAQDTSFSPFPIPGSPFPPAHGALHRSAP, encoded by the coding sequence ATGCGCGGACAGGCGCAGGCCGGTCACCTCCCGGTGTCGCAACCATCGGCGGCGCATGTGCCGGTGTTGTTCGCGCAGGTCATGGACGGGCTGCAGGTGATCGAGAACGGAACCTATCTGGATGGCACGTTCGGGCGTGGCGGACACGCGCGCGGGGTGCTGCACAACCTCGGCCCAGGAGGCCGGCTGCTGGTGATGGACAAGGATCCCGAGGCGATCGCCGAAGCCGAACATGCGTTCGGCGGCGACGCGCGCGTGTCCATTTATCGTGGCAGCTTCGCCGAGCTGGGCCAGTGGGACGCGGCCGCTGCCCTGGACGGGGTGCTGTTCGACCTGGGCGTGTCCTCGCCGCAGCTGGACGTGGCCGCGCGCGGCTTCTCCTTCGGCAAGGACGGCCCGCTGGACATGCGCATGGACCCGGACGCCGGCGAGAGCGCGGCGCAGTGGCTGGCGCGCGCCGAGGAGCGCGAGATCGCCGACGTGCTGTGGACCTACGGCGAAGAGCGGCAGAGCCGGCGCATCGCCCGCGCCATCGTCGCCCGCCGCGACAAGCAGCCGTTCACCCGCACCGCCGAACTGGCCGAGCTGATCGCCTCGGTGATGCCGCGCGGCGACAGCAAGACCCATCCGGCCACCCGCAGCTTCCAGGCCATCCGCATCCACATCAACCGCGAGCTGGCCGATCTGGAAACCGGCCTGGACGCGGCGCTGGCCCGGCTCAAGCCCGGCGGCCGCCTGGCGGTGATCAGCTTCCACTCGCTGGAAGACCGCATCGTCAAGCAGTTCATGCAGCGCCACGCCAAGGCCCCGCCGAGCAACCGCCGCCTGCCGGAGGCCACCCCCTTCGTACCGACCCTGCGCCTGCACGGCGGCGCGATCAAGGCCGACGCCGACGAACTGGCGGCGAACCCGCGCGCGCGCAGCGCGGTGTTGCGGGTGGCCGAGAAGCTGGGAATCGGGAATCGGGAATCGGGAATCGGTAGAAGCGAAAGCGAGAGCCGGCCTTCTGGCGCGGACGATTCCCGTGCGCAGGACACCAGCTTTTCCCCATTCCCCATTCCCGGTTCCCCATTCCCGCCGGCCCATGGCGCGCTCCACCGGAGCGCCCCATGA
- a CDS encoding YraN family protein, translated as METERRRRGNAVEAAARAELERAGLRLIAANVAFRGGELDLVMQQAQSLVFVEVRYRRNAAFGGGAASVDLRKRRRLLLAAQLFLAAHPQYASWPCRFDVVEAEGDPPRLTWLRDAFRAEDC; from the coding sequence ATGGAAACTGAGCGGCGCCGACGCGGCAACGCGGTGGAAGCGGCGGCGCGCGCCGAACTGGAGCGCGCCGGCCTGCGTCTGATCGCCGCCAACGTGGCCTTCCGCGGCGGCGAGCTGGACCTGGTGATGCAGCAGGCCCAGAGCCTGGTGTTCGTCGAAGTGCGCTACCGGCGCAACGCCGCGTTCGGCGGCGGCGCGGCCTCGGTGGACCTGCGCAAGCGCCGCCGCCTGCTGCTGGCCGCGCAACTGTTCCTGGCCGCGCATCCGCAATACGCCAGCTGGCCATGCCGCTTCGACGTGGTCGAGGCCGAAGGCGATCCGCCGCGGCTGACCTGGCTGCGCGACGCGTTCCGCGCCGAGGATTGCTGA
- a CDS encoding AAA family ATPase, translated as MPLSSLPIVINPDRFLQTEHGRVWTPERNRAAWRQSYDALKAILAGARESAATWTVVIVCGLQGAGKTTWIARQPISPCTVYFDAALPGARHRAPIVAIAKAAGARIEIVWLKVALDVAIARNLQRAEDEHVPEESIRSVADLFEAPTLAEGVDHVRVVTPAEWAP; from the coding sequence ATGCCCTTGTCCTCACTGCCTATCGTGATCAACCCGGACCGCTTCCTGCAAACGGAACATGGTCGCGTCTGGACGCCGGAACGCAACCGAGCCGCGTGGCGGCAAAGCTACGATGCCCTCAAGGCCATCCTCGCCGGTGCGCGCGAATCCGCCGCAACCTGGACGGTCGTGATCGTCTGCGGCCTGCAGGGCGCGGGCAAGACGACATGGATTGCGCGGCAACCGATCAGCCCATGCACCGTCTACTTCGACGCGGCGCTGCCCGGAGCCCGGCATCGGGCGCCGATCGTCGCCATTGCGAAAGCGGCCGGCGCCCGGATCGAGATCGTCTGGCTCAAGGTGGCGTTGGATGTCGCGATCGCGCGCAACCTGCAGCGGGCAGAGGATGAGCACGTTCCCGAGGAGTCGATCCGATCGGTGGCCGATCTCTTCGAAGCGCCGACGCTCGCCGAAGGCGTTGATCACGTCCGCGTCGTCACCCCTGCCGAATGGGCGCCATGA
- a CDS encoding penicillin-binding protein activator, with protein MNKRFARISALSLLALLVAGCATTSVTPSASPAQSAALALLDQGKPREAAQQLEAQAAGAAGSARNQLLADAAFAWYEAGDTARARSLLAQVQLRQLPTPSKVRAALVEAELALADRQPAKALQALGNDPQAVPQNLRARWHLARAQALEGTGDATAALDERARADNGLNGQARSDNQRAIVRQLATLNDATLQARAAALPAGDPLYNFVGRALLSRGLALPRPFDRGEQWGFDTSKRPPAERDGYRPPAKLAVLLPLSGSLATAAAPVRDGLLAGYYGETRRRPPIDFIDTTGTPAGALAAYQKAVDGGADFVVGPLGRDEVTALFARDALPVPVLALNRGTQAPPGGSAGFSLAPEDDGIAAAEYLLAHERGNTLVIGSNDDNGRRAVAAFRDRFSERGGKVAGSISVAETPGDIAAQLRNAGAADSVLLAVKGNTARALAPQLALAGFAGKTRVATSQLVLGTGKPEDDLVLDGIVYPSELWNVRGVGGLPAAASVADMLPTARGPAGRLFAFGYDAWQITAYLEKLATAKDSGLRGATGELHLDGFGNIVRTPAWSTFSGGRPTPLPDGN; from the coding sequence ATGAACAAGCGATTCGCAAGGATTTCCGCCCTGTCGCTGCTGGCGCTGCTCGTCGCCGGCTGCGCCACCACCAGCGTGACGCCGAGCGCCTCGCCGGCCCAGTCGGCGGCGCTGGCGCTGCTGGATCAGGGCAAGCCGCGGGAGGCGGCGCAGCAGCTCGAGGCGCAGGCCGCCGGCGCCGCCGGCAGCGCCCGCAACCAGTTGCTGGCCGATGCCGCCTTCGCCTGGTACGAGGCCGGCGACACCGCGCGCGCGCGCAGCCTGCTGGCGCAGGTGCAGTTGCGGCAACTGCCGACCCCGAGCAAGGTACGGGCGGCGCTGGTCGAGGCCGAGCTGGCCCTGGCCGACCGCCAGCCGGCCAAGGCGCTGCAGGCGCTGGGCAACGATCCGCAGGCGGTGCCGCAGAACCTGCGTGCGCGCTGGCACCTGGCCCGCGCGCAGGCGCTGGAAGGCACCGGCGACGCCACCGCGGCGCTGGACGAACGCGCCCGCGCCGACAACGGCCTCAACGGCCAGGCGCGCAGCGACAACCAGCGCGCCATCGTGCGCCAGCTGGCCACGCTCAACGACGCCACCCTGCAGGCGCGCGCCGCCGCGCTGCCGGCCGGCGACCCGCTGTACAACTTCGTCGGCCGCGCGCTGCTGAGCCGCGGCCTGGCGCTGCCGCGCCCGTTCGACCGCGGCGAGCAATGGGGCTTCGACACCAGCAAGCGGCCGCCGGCCGAACGCGACGGCTACCGCCCGCCGGCCAAGCTGGCAGTGCTGCTGCCGCTGAGCGGCAGCCTGGCCACCGCGGCCGCGCCGGTGCGCGACGGCCTGCTCGCCGGCTACTACGGCGAGACCCGGCGGCGCCCGCCGATCGACTTCATCGACACCACCGGCACCCCGGCCGGGGCGCTGGCCGCCTACCAGAAGGCGGTCGACGGCGGCGCCGATTTCGTGGTCGGCCCGCTCGGCCGCGACGAGGTCACCGCGCTGTTCGCGCGCGATGCGCTGCCGGTGCCGGTGCTGGCGCTGAACCGCGGCACCCAGGCCCCGCCGGGCGGCAGCGCCGGCTTCTCGCTGGCCCCGGAAGACGACGGCATCGCCGCCGCCGAGTACCTGCTGGCGCACGAGCGCGGCAATACGCTGGTGATCGGCAGCAACGACGACAACGGCCGCCGTGCGGTGGCCGCGTTCCGCGACCGCTTCAGCGAGCGCGGCGGCAAGGTCGCCGGCAGCATCAGCGTGGCCGAGACGCCCGGCGACATCGCCGCGCAACTGCGCAATGCCGGCGCCGCCGACTCGGTGCTGCTGGCGGTCAAGGGCAATACCGCCCGCGCGCTGGCGCCGCAGCTGGCCTTGGCCGGTTTCGCCGGCAAGACCCGGGTGGCGACCTCGCAGCTGGTACTGGGCACCGGCAAGCCCGAGGACGACCTGGTGCTGGACGGCATCGTCTACCCGAGCGAACTGTGGAACGTGCGCGGCGTCGGCGGCCTGCCGGCGGCGGCCAGCGTGGCCGACATGCTGCCGACCGCGCGCGGCCCGGCCGGGCGCCTGTTCGCCTTCGGCTACGACGCCTGGCAGATCACCGCCTACCTGGAGAAGCTGGCGACCGCCAAGGACAGCGGCCTGCGCGGCGCCACCGGCGAGCTGCACCTGGACGGCTTCGGCAACATCGTGCGTACCCCCGCCTGGTCCACCTTCAGCGGCGGGCGTCCGACCCCGCTGCCCGATGGAAACTGA
- a CDS encoding FAD-binding oxidoreductase, with product MTTALPTALTDTLSALLGAEGWRTDPDSRRSYGEDDSRRWALADAVALPQTREQVQAIVRACRAHRVPLVARGAGTGTAGAAVPFAGGVVLSFARMNRIVQLRPADRCAVVEPGVLNGDLQQALAPHGLFWPPDPSSAEICSVGGNLSTNAGGPRAVKYGATRDNVLGLVAVTGSGELIRCGGAYTKDATGYDLTHLLVGSEGTLALIVEATLKLSPRPLAQAGLRALYRDAASAAAAVSRLMAQPSTPTMLEFMDRSAIALLRRNGSDVPEAGAMLLIEADGDHDTLPYALQALGAAAEGEGLLALDVAADGSARDRLWAARRALSPALRTIRPGKINEDVVVPVSRIPELVAGVEALAAEFALPIVAFGHAGNGNLHVNIMYAPDDAAETARAHAALPRLFALVLALEGTLSGEHGIGVAKRDYMDQAFDAATLDAMRAIKRALDPDGILNPGKVLPEP from the coding sequence ATGACCACCGCCTTGCCCACCGCGCTTACCGACACACTGTCCGCCCTGCTCGGCGCCGAGGGCTGGCGCACCGACCCCGACAGCCGGCGCAGCTACGGCGAGGACGATTCGCGGCGCTGGGCGCTGGCCGACGCGGTGGCGCTGCCGCAGACCCGCGAGCAGGTGCAGGCGATCGTGCGCGCCTGCCGCGCGCACCGCGTGCCGCTGGTGGCGCGCGGCGCCGGCACCGGCACCGCCGGCGCCGCGGTGCCGTTCGCCGGCGGCGTGGTGCTGTCGTTCGCGCGCATGAACCGCATCGTGCAGTTGCGTCCGGCCGACCGCTGCGCGGTGGTCGAGCCCGGCGTGCTCAACGGCGACCTGCAACAGGCCTTGGCGCCGCACGGGCTGTTCTGGCCGCCGGATCCGTCCAGCGCGGAGATCTGCAGCGTCGGCGGCAACCTCTCCACCAATGCCGGCGGGCCGCGCGCGGTGAAGTACGGCGCCACCCGCGACAACGTGCTCGGCCTGGTCGCGGTGACCGGCAGCGGCGAGCTGATCCGCTGCGGCGGCGCCTACACCAAGGACGCCACCGGCTACGACCTGACCCACCTGCTGGTCGGCAGCGAAGGCACCCTGGCGCTGATCGTGGAAGCGACGCTGAAACTGTCGCCGCGGCCGCTGGCGCAGGCCGGGCTGCGCGCGCTGTACCGCGACGCCGCCAGTGCCGCGGCGGCGGTGTCGCGGCTGATGGCGCAGCCGAGCACGCCGACCATGCTGGAGTTCATGGACCGCAGCGCGATCGCGCTGCTGCGCCGCAACGGCAGCGACGTGCCCGAGGCCGGCGCGATGCTGCTGATCGAAGCCGACGGCGACCACGACACCCTGCCCTACGCGCTGCAGGCGCTGGGCGCGGCGGCCGAGGGCGAGGGCCTGCTGGCGCTGGACGTGGCCGCCGACGGCAGCGCGCGCGACCGCCTGTGGGCGGCGCGCCGCGCGCTGTCGCCGGCGCTGCGCACGATCCGCCCGGGCAAGATCAACGAAGACGTGGTGGTGCCGGTATCGCGCATCCCCGAGCTGGTCGCCGGCGTGGAAGCGCTGGCCGCCGAGTTCGCCCTGCCGATCGTCGCCTTCGGCCATGCCGGCAACGGCAACCTGCACGTCAACATCATGTACGCGCCGGACGACGCCGCCGAGACCGCGCGCGCGCATGCGGCGTTGCCGCGGCTGTTCGCGCTGGTGCTGGCGCTGGAAGGCACGCTGTCGGGCGAACACGGCATCGGCGTGGCCAAGCGCGATTACATGGACCAGGCCTTCGACGCCGCCACCCTGGACGCGATGCGCGCGATCAAGCGGGCGCTGGATCCGGATGGGATCCTCAATCCGGGGAAGGTGTTGCCGGAGCCTTGA